The Halofilum ochraceum genome includes a region encoding these proteins:
- a CDS encoding GntR family transcriptional regulator, translating into MDLSTPTTATTLLATLRESIIDGGLPAGAHLPELELARRHGVARSTVREAIAGLVTRGLAVRRHNAGARVCIPSREELRALYELRECLEGMVCRLAAQTMSDRAIEGIRALLSDHENNADLREGTAYIQGEHDLDFHSRLAAGSGNAMLEHQLDGQLYDKLRLYRRQFGMVGPRARPAWNEHQQIVEAIADRDPEMAEMLMRRHIRASLKNIEQRMAATESLAEETS; encoded by the coding sequence ATGGATCTGAGCACCCCCACGACCGCGACCACCCTTCTCGCCACCCTGCGCGAATCCATCATCGACGGCGGGCTGCCAGCGGGCGCCCATCTGCCCGAGCTCGAACTCGCCCGCCGCCACGGCGTCGCCCGCAGCACCGTGCGCGAGGCGATCGCCGGGCTGGTCACTCGCGGCCTGGCGGTGCGGCGGCACAATGCCGGCGCCCGGGTCTGCATCCCGTCGCGCGAGGAACTGCGCGCCCTGTACGAACTGCGCGAGTGCCTCGAGGGCATGGTCTGCCGCCTCGCGGCGCAGACGATGAGCGATCGGGCCATCGAGGGCATCCGGGCGTTGCTGTCGGACCACGAGAACAACGCGGATCTGCGCGAAGGCACGGCCTACATCCAGGGCGAGCACGACCTCGATTTCCACTCGCGCCTGGCCGCCGGCAGCGGCAACGCCATGCTGGAACACCAGCTGGATGGCCAGCTCTACGACAAGCTGCGGCTGTACCGGCGCCAGTTCGGCATGGTCGGCCCGCGAGCGCGTCCGGCCTGGAATGAACACCAGCAGATCGTCGAGGCCATCGCCGACCGTGACCCCGAGATGGCCGAGATGCTGATGCGCCGCCACATCCGTGCATCGTTGAAGAACATCGAGCAACGCATGGCCGCGACCGAATCGCTGGCCGAGGAGACCTCATGA
- a CDS encoding MBL fold metallo-hydrolase: MTPPNADERLDTIAEGIYRFDTHYVRPRHTSCTIVVDSGRAAIFDTGVPGNVDALVAAVESLGIAADAVDWVVVSHAHLDHMAGVGPLMQRLPSARVAAHPSAAPHVIDPAKLEKGSRSVFGDEFVDRYYAGVEPVAAERVVETGDGDTLTLGTRELELIYAPGHAWHQQALWDARTATVLAGDAFGVSYPELVGPDGPFVILPTAPPQLAPDAMHETLDRIVGLEPARVQPAHFATIENAATVAGELHRIMDEWLDIALQASSVEDLLERLYAACSADLERRGRGDEAATMRDRYRIDIEVNAQGLWHWRRRREERAAEKGK; encoded by the coding sequence ATGACGCCGCCCAACGCAGATGAACGCCTCGATACGATCGCCGAGGGGATCTATCGGTTCGACACCCACTATGTCCGGCCGCGGCATACCAGCTGCACGATCGTCGTCGATTCCGGCCGCGCGGCGATTTTCGATACCGGCGTCCCCGGTAACGTCGACGCGCTCGTGGCGGCGGTCGAATCCCTCGGCATCGCGGCCGATGCGGTCGACTGGGTGGTGGTCAGTCACGCCCACCTCGATCACATGGCCGGCGTGGGCCCACTGATGCAGCGCCTGCCGAGTGCGCGCGTGGCGGCGCACCCGTCCGCGGCGCCCCATGTAATCGACCCCGCGAAGCTGGAGAAGGGCTCGCGCTCCGTTTTCGGCGACGAGTTCGTCGACCGGTACTACGCCGGCGTCGAACCCGTGGCGGCCGAGCGCGTGGTCGAGACCGGCGATGGCGACACGCTGACGCTCGGCACCCGCGAGCTTGAGCTGATCTACGCGCCCGGCCACGCCTGGCACCAGCAGGCGCTGTGGGACGCGCGCACGGCGACCGTGCTCGCGGGCGATGCGTTCGGCGTCTCCTATCCGGAACTGGTCGGGCCGGACGGGCCGTTCGTGATCCTGCCCACGGCGCCGCCGCAACTGGCGCCGGATGCGATGCATGAGACCCTGGACCGCATCGTCGGCCTCGAACCGGCGCGCGTGCAGCCGGCCCACTTCGCGACGATCGAGAACGCGGCGACGGTGGCCGGCGAACTCCACCGCATCATGGATGAGTGGCTCGATATCGCCCTGCAGGCGTCCTCGGTCGAAGACCTCCTCGAACGCCTCTACGCCGCCTGCTCGGCGGATCTCGAACGTCGCGGGCGCGGCGACGAGGCCGCGACGATGCGGGATCGGTATCGCATCGACATCGAAGTGAATGCCCAGGGTCTCTGGCATTGGCGCCGCCGCCGCGAGGAACGCGCCGCCGAAAAGGGAAAGTAG
- a CDS encoding GntR family transcriptional regulator translates to MDAIGHQKALPDLVHERIVEGICNGSLAPGERLTQDGLARQLDVSRLPVGQALKRLEAEGFVQPAGRRGVQVAPLEERFVRELYEFRAGIDQVSAGLAARRAGPDLRSRGDAILERGRRASRDDDIPELIAADMAFHQLIYEAAGNAMILETMASHWNHTRRVMQTILSDDRHQEQVWHDHAAILDAVCAGDAAAAERAARAHAERASDWFENEMARADSEARVGTAQG, encoded by the coding sequence ATGGACGCGATCGGACACCAGAAAGCGCTGCCGGACCTGGTCCATGAACGGATCGTCGAGGGCATCTGCAACGGCTCGCTGGCGCCGGGTGAACGGCTGACGCAGGACGGGCTGGCTCGGCAGCTCGATGTCTCGCGACTGCCGGTCGGGCAGGCACTCAAGCGGCTGGAGGCGGAAGGCTTCGTGCAGCCGGCCGGGCGACGCGGAGTCCAGGTGGCGCCGCTGGAAGAGCGCTTCGTGCGCGAGCTCTACGAGTTCCGCGCCGGGATCGATCAGGTCAGCGCCGGGCTGGCCGCGCGCCGAGCCGGCCCGGATCTGCGCTCGCGCGGCGACGCCATCCTCGAGCGCGGCCGCCGCGCCTCCCGGGATGACGACATTCCGGAGCTCATCGCCGCCGACATGGCCTTCCATCAGCTCATCTACGAGGCCGCTGGCAACGCCATGATCCTCGAGACGATGGCCTCGCACTGGAATCACACCCGGCGCGTGATGCAGACGATCCTCAGCGACGACCGCCATCAGGAGCAGGTGTGGCATGACCACGCCGCGATCCTGGACGCGGTCTGCGCGGGTGACGCCGCTGCGGCCGAGCGCGCGGCACGGGCGCACGCCGAGCGTGCGTCGGACTGGTTCGAGAACGAGATGGCCCGCGCCGATTCGGAGGCGCGGGTCGGGACTGCACAGGGGTAA
- a CDS encoding cobalamin B12-binding domain-containing protein translates to MADNAAKSAQGAGENIRVLLAKVGLDGHDRGVKVVARALRDAGMDVVYSGLHRTPEEVVAAAVQEDVDVLGVSILSGAHMTVFPRVMKALKENEAEDIIVAGGGVIPDEDVKKLTEMGVQKIMLQDTPPDEIVNAFRQLVAERGPR, encoded by the coding sequence ATGGCGGATAACGCAGCGAAATCAGCGCAGGGCGCCGGCGAGAACATCCGGGTCCTGCTGGCGAAGGTGGGGCTGGACGGGCACGACCGTGGCGTGAAAGTCGTCGCGCGCGCCCTGCGCGACGCCGGCATGGATGTCGTCTATTCGGGCCTGCACCGCACGCCCGAGGAGGTCGTCGCCGCCGCTGTACAGGAGGACGTCGACGTGCTCGGCGTATCGATTCTGTCGGGCGCGCACATGACGGTGTTCCCGCGCGTAATGAAGGCGCTCAAGGAAAACGAGGCCGAGGACATCATCGTCGCCGGCGGCGGCGTGATCCCCGACGAGGATGTCAAGAAGCTCACGGAAATGGGCGTGCAGAAGATCATGCTGCAGGACACGCCGCCCGACGAGATCGTCAACGCGTTCCGCCAGCTCGTCGCCGAGCGCGGGCCGCGGTAA
- a CDS encoding phenylacetate--CoA ligase family protein: MMEEWQFPPDYDEGYFPDPSSRYWFSERETMDPAARDAKILGRVQEVMNYAWQYSAFYRRKWEEAGVHPDHIKSLEDFEDRVPVITKQDLRDSQAGAPPFGDYLCIPEDEIHHIHGTSGTTGRPTVFGIGRRDWKTIANNQARVMWGMGIRPGDMVFIASVFSLYMGSWGTLAGAERLGCKCFPFGAGAPGMTQRAVTWLKMMQPAAFYATPSYALRLAEVAEEEGVDPREFGLKVMFFSGEPGASIPGIRDRIAELFGARVVDSGTMAEITPWMNGAGSAETGGMMLWQDMVYGEVCDPHTNRRVPWGEQGTPVYTNLERTSQPMIRLQSGDLTHWVMEENPCGRTYPRLPRGIYGRIDDMFQIRGENVYPSEIHATLNEMEGYGGEHRIVITREGSMDELLIRLEPSKELEARGADAVKEFRDKAKHDLERMLGFRVGIEMVAADTFPRTDFKAKRVIEDRDLYSSLRQEAE, encoded by the coding sequence ATGATGGAAGAGTGGCAGTTTCCACCGGATTACGACGAAGGGTATTTCCCCGATCCGTCCAGCCGCTACTGGTTCTCCGAGCGCGAGACCATGGATCCGGCCGCGCGCGACGCGAAGATCCTCGGGCGCGTCCAGGAGGTCATGAACTACGCCTGGCAGTACTCGGCGTTCTACCGGCGCAAGTGGGAAGAGGCCGGCGTCCATCCCGATCACATCAAATCGCTCGAAGACTTCGAGGATCGCGTCCCGGTCATCACCAAGCAGGACCTGCGCGATTCGCAGGCGGGCGCGCCGCCTTTCGGTGATTACCTGTGCATCCCCGAGGACGAGATCCATCACATCCATGGCACCTCGGGCACGACCGGCCGGCCGACCGTGTTCGGCATCGGTCGCCGCGACTGGAAGACGATCGCCAACAACCAGGCCCGCGTGATGTGGGGCATGGGCATCCGCCCGGGCGATATGGTGTTCATCGCCTCGGTGTTCAGCCTCTACATGGGCTCCTGGGGCACGCTCGCCGGCGCCGAGCGTCTCGGCTGCAAGTGCTTCCCGTTCGGTGCCGGTGCGCCCGGCATGACGCAACGGGCGGTGACCTGGCTGAAGATGATGCAGCCGGCTGCTTTTTACGCGACGCCCTCGTATGCACTGCGCCTGGCGGAGGTCGCCGAGGAAGAGGGCGTCGATCCGCGCGAGTTCGGCCTGAAGGTGATGTTCTTCTCGGGCGAGCCGGGGGCGTCGATCCCCGGGATCCGCGATCGCATCGCCGAACTGTTCGGTGCCCGCGTCGTGGACTCCGGCACGATGGCCGAGATCACGCCCTGGATGAACGGCGCCGGCAGCGCCGAGACCGGGGGCATGATGCTGTGGCAGGACATGGTCTACGGCGAGGTCTGCGATCCACACACCAACCGCCGCGTACCATGGGGCGAGCAGGGCACGCCGGTGTACACCAATCTCGAACGCACCTCGCAGCCGATGATCCGCCTGCAGTCGGGTGATCTGACCCACTGGGTCATGGAAGAGAACCCCTGCGGGCGCACCTATCCGCGCCTGCCGCGGGGGATCTACGGCCGCATCGACGATATGTTCCAGATCCGCGGCGAGAACGTGTATCCGAGCGAGATCCACGCGACGCTCAACGAGATGGAAGGCTACGGCGGCGAGCACCGCATCGTAATCACCCGCGAGGGCAGCATGGACGAGCTGCTGATCCGCCTGGAGCCGTCCAAGGAACTCGAGGCGCGCGGTGCCGATGCCGTGAAAGAATTCCGCGACAAGGCGAAGCACGATCTCGAACGCATGCTCGGTTTCCGCGTCGGCATCGAGATGGTCGCTGCGGATACCTTCCCGCGCACCGACTTCAAGGCGAAGCGCGTGATCGAGGATCGCGATCTCTACAGCAGTCTGCGCCAGGAGGCGGAGTGA
- the meaB gene encoding methylmalonyl Co-A mutase-associated GTPase MeaB, producing the protein MTERVPSDELARRVREGSLRAAARLITRVEGGEDECRPALAELYRHTGHAHVVGITGVPGCGKSTLVSQLARTLRADGRRVGIVAIDPSSPFSGGAILGDRIRMSDLVEDPGVFIRSMATRGSLGGLAKASLDAVDILDAAGFDTILIETVGVGQDEVDIVQAAHTTVVVSAPGLGDDIQAIKAGVLEIADIHVVSKADRADANRTVTELKTMLTMSMPSGPDQWYTPVVATSAEQKTGFDELRDAIDRHRTHLIDSGELETKRSEIAANRMLKIAEGIVREDFRRQREADLADVLGRVSRRETDPHAGAVELLAAVHTRIRHESTADPVQ; encoded by the coding sequence GTGACGGAGCGCGTCCCATCAGACGAACTCGCGCGGCGTGTGCGCGAGGGCAGCCTGCGCGCGGCCGCAAGGCTGATTACCCGTGTGGAGGGCGGTGAGGACGAGTGCCGTCCGGCCCTCGCCGAACTCTATCGCCATACCGGCCATGCGCATGTCGTCGGCATCACCGGGGTGCCCGGCTGTGGCAAATCGACATTGGTATCGCAGCTTGCGCGTACGCTGCGCGCGGATGGCCGCCGCGTCGGCATCGTCGCGATCGACCCTTCCAGCCCGTTCTCCGGTGGCGCGATTCTCGGTGACCGCATCCGCATGTCGGACCTCGTGGAAGATCCGGGCGTGTTCATCCGCAGCATGGCGACGCGGGGTTCGCTGGGCGGGCTGGCGAAGGCGAGTCTCGACGCCGTGGATATTCTGGATGCCGCGGGTTTCGACACGATCCTGATCGAGACGGTCGGCGTCGGGCAGGACGAGGTCGACATCGTTCAGGCCGCACACACCACCGTGGTCGTTTCGGCGCCGGGGCTCGGCGACGACATCCAGGCGATCAAGGCGGGCGTGCTGGAGATCGCGGATATCCACGTCGTCTCCAAGGCCGATCGCGCGGACGCGAACCGCACCGTCACCGAACTCAAGACCATGCTCACCATGAGCATGCCCAGCGGCCCGGATCAGTGGTACACGCCCGTGGTTGCCACCAGTGCCGAACAGAAGACCGGCTTCGACGAGCTGCGTGACGCCATCGACCGCCACCGAACGCATCTGATCGACTCCGGTGAACTGGAGACCAAGCGCAGCGAGATCGCCGCCAACCGAATGCTCAAGATCGCCGAGGGCATCGTGCGCGAGGACTTCCGCCGTCAGCGCGAAGCCGATCTCGCCGATGTCCTGGGCCGCGTCAGCCGACGCGAAACCGACCCGCATGCCGGCGCCGTGGAGCTGCTGGCCGCCGTTCATACGAGGATCCGCCATGAATCGACAGCAGACCCTGTTCAGTAA
- a CDS encoding methylmalonyl-CoA mutase family protein, whose translation MNRQQTLFSKDELDRIDAEYSDWEGNEVARFLERAPERRETFRTGAGLDVKRTYTPVDTSETPWDDIGLPGRYPFTRGPYPTMHRGRHWTMRQIAGFGMAADTNRRFHYLMAQGQTGLSVDFDMPTLMGYDSDHPMSEGEVGREGVAIDTLADMEALFDQIDLEKISVSMTINPSAWILFAMYIAVAEKNGFDQTKLSGTIQNDILKEYMAQKEWIYPVRPSLRIVRDCITYGAQHLPRYNPLNISGYHISEAGAVATQEVAYTMASTIQYVQEAVDAGVDVDDFAPRLSFFFVSQADFFEEIAKFRAARRVYAKIMGERFGAKKPESCRLRFHAQTAAATLTKPQPKVNIVRTAFQAMSAVLGGAQSLHTNGLDEAYSIPTEEAMKIALRTQQVIAHETGASDVVDGIGGSWYVENLTTRIEEEVWRILDEVEEMGGTIQCIDDGYFQRGIADSAYDYAIRKASGDRPVIGVNCYVEEDGDPEVEVHPHDPETERNQIAHLQRVRDERDESEVQQLLEELRNVAEDESQNLMPVTIKLVKAGASMGDIVENLRELWGTYRETPVI comes from the coding sequence ATGAATCGACAGCAGACCCTGTTCAGTAAAGACGAACTCGACCGCATCGACGCGGAGTACAGCGACTGGGAAGGCAACGAAGTCGCCCGTTTCCTGGAGCGCGCGCCCGAGCGCCGCGAAACGTTCCGCACCGGCGCCGGCCTCGACGTCAAACGCACCTACACGCCGGTCGATACCTCGGAGACGCCTTGGGACGACATCGGCCTGCCGGGCCGTTACCCGTTCACGCGTGGGCCGTACCCGACCATGCACCGCGGGCGCCACTGGACGATGCGCCAGATCGCCGGCTTCGGCATGGCGGCCGATACCAATCGGCGTTTCCATTACCTGATGGCGCAGGGCCAGACCGGCCTGTCGGTCGACTTCGATATGCCGACGCTGATGGGCTATGACTCGGACCACCCGATGAGCGAAGGTGAGGTCGGCCGCGAGGGTGTGGCGATCGATACGCTCGCCGACATGGAGGCGCTGTTCGATCAGATCGATCTCGAAAAGATTTCCGTGTCGATGACGATCAATCCTTCCGCCTGGATCCTGTTCGCGATGTACATCGCCGTGGCCGAGAAAAACGGCTTCGATCAGACCAAGCTCTCGGGCACGATCCAGAACGACATCCTCAAGGAGTACATGGCGCAGAAGGAATGGATCTATCCGGTGCGCCCGTCGCTGCGCATCGTGCGCGACTGCATCACCTACGGCGCTCAGCACCTGCCGCGCTACAACCCGCTCAACATCTCCGGTTATCACATCTCCGAGGCCGGTGCCGTGGCGACCCAGGAGGTCGCCTACACCATGGCGAGCACGATCCAGTACGTGCAGGAGGCCGTCGATGCCGGTGTCGATGTCGACGACTTCGCTCCCAGGCTGTCGTTCTTCTTCGTCAGCCAGGCGGACTTTTTCGAGGAGATCGCCAAGTTCCGCGCCGCGCGGCGCGTGTACGCGAAGATCATGGGCGAGCGCTTCGGCGCGAAGAAGCCGGAGTCCTGCCGCCTGCGCTTCCACGCGCAGACCGCGGCGGCGACACTGACCAAGCCGCAGCCGAAGGTGAACATCGTACGCACCGCCTTCCAGGCGATGTCGGCCGTGCTGGGCGGTGCGCAGTCGCTGCACACCAACGGCCTCGACGAGGCGTATTCGATCCCGACCGAAGAGGCGATGAAGATCGCGCTGCGCACACAGCAGGTCATCGCCCACGAGACGGGCGCCTCGGATGTCGTCGACGGCATCGGCGGCTCCTGGTACGTCGAGAACCTCACCACGCGCATCGAGGAAGAGGTGTGGCGCATTCTGGATGAGGTCGAGGAGATGGGCGGCACCATCCAGTGCATCGACGACGGCTACTTCCAGCGCGGCATCGCGGACTCGGCCTACGACTACGCCATCCGCAAGGCCAGCGGCGACCGCCCGGTCATCGGGGTCAACTGCTACGTAGAGGAAGACGGCGACCCCGAGGTCGAGGTCCATCCGCACGACCCCGAGACCGAGCGCAACCAGATCGCGCACCTGCAGCGCGTGCGCGATGAACGCGATGAGAGCGAGGTCCAGCAGCTGCTGGAAGAACTGCGCAACGTCGCCGAAGACGAGTCACAGAACCTGATGCCGGTCACCATCAAACTGGTCAAGGCCGGCGCCTCGATGGGCGACATCGTCGAAAACCTGCGTGAGCTGTGGGGCACGTACCGCGAGACGCCGGTGATCTGA
- a CDS encoding propionyl-CoA synthetase translates to MTAYDPIHERSLRDPEGFWAEVAEDLHWDRRWDRVLDDSDAPFYRWFTGGRLNTCYNAIDRHVENGHGAQTALIHDSAVTGTCSRWDYAGLQDEVARLAGLLRAQGVDTGDRVVIYMPMIPQAVFGMLACARIGAIHSVVFGGFAASELASRIDDAEPKLVLSASCGVEPGGVVDYHGLLDKALSLARHEVPGCLIWQREQQPVELVSGRDVDWAEALETATPAECVPVEATDPLYILYTSGTTGHPKGIVRDNGGHAVALQWSMRNIYGMAPGDVYWTASDIGWVVGHSYIVYGPLLNRNTTVMFEGKPVGTPDAGAFWRVVQDHGAKALFTAPTAIRAIRSADPDGRYVEQYDISSLESFFLAGERSDPATIHWAERNLGVPVVDHWWQTETGWAIAANPLGIECLPVEAGSAGKPMPGYDVRVLDERGEEKPRGELGNIAIRLPMPPGTLLTLWNNREGHREHYLSRYPGYYLTGDSGVIDADGYIHVMSRIDDVINVAGHRLSTGRMEEVLCDHHAVAEAAVFGVNDETKGQLPLALVVPAAGKGPDGETLVAELTAHVRNEVGPVAAFRLCTLVKRLPKTRSGKVLRGTMRKIANGEEWKAPATIDDPKILDEIGEALSNLGFPRTGGN, encoded by the coding sequence ATGACGGCCTACGACCCGATCCACGAACGCTCGCTGCGCGATCCCGAAGGCTTCTGGGCCGAGGTCGCCGAAGATCTGCACTGGGACCGGCGCTGGGATCGCGTCCTCGACGACTCCGACGCCCCGTTCTACCGCTGGTTCACCGGCGGACGCCTCAACACCTGCTACAACGCCATCGACCGTCACGTCGAAAACGGCCATGGCGCGCAGACGGCGCTGATCCACGACAGCGCGGTCACCGGCACCTGCAGCCGCTGGGATTACGCCGGCCTGCAGGATGAGGTCGCGCGCCTCGCCGGATTGCTGCGCGCGCAGGGCGTGGACACCGGTGACCGCGTCGTCATCTACATGCCGATGATCCCGCAGGCCGTATTCGGCATGCTCGCCTGCGCGCGGATCGGCGCCATCCACTCGGTCGTCTTCGGTGGTTTTGCCGCGTCCGAACTCGCCTCGCGTATCGATGACGCGGAACCGAAGCTGGTGCTGAGTGCCTCCTGCGGGGTCGAACCCGGTGGTGTAGTCGATTACCACGGCCTGCTCGACAAAGCCCTGTCGCTGGCGCGCCACGAAGTCCCGGGGTGCCTGATCTGGCAGCGCGAGCAGCAGCCGGTGGAGCTGGTCAGCGGCCGCGACGTCGACTGGGCCGAGGCGCTGGAGACGGCCACGCCGGCGGAGTGCGTGCCGGTCGAGGCCACCGATCCGCTATATATCCTCTACACCTCCGGCACGACCGGCCACCCGAAGGGCATCGTTCGTGACAACGGCGGTCACGCCGTCGCGCTGCAGTGGTCGATGCGCAATATCTACGGCATGGCGCCGGGCGACGTGTACTGGACGGCGTCCGATATCGGCTGGGTCGTCGGGCACTCCTATATCGTCTACGGCCCTCTGCTGAACCGGAACACGACGGTGATGTTCGAAGGTAAACCGGTCGGTACGCCCGACGCGGGCGCCTTCTGGCGCGTGGTGCAGGACCATGGCGCCAAGGCGCTGTTCACCGCGCCCACGGCGATCCGCGCCATCCGTTCGGCGGATCCGGACGGCAGGTACGTTGAGCAGTACGATATCAGTTCGCTCGAGTCCTTCTTCCTCGCCGGTGAACGTTCCGATCCGGCCACGATCCACTGGGCCGAACGGAACCTCGGCGTCCCCGTGGTCGATCACTGGTGGCAGACGGAGACCGGGTGGGCCATCGCAGCCAATCCGCTCGGCATCGAGTGCCTCCCGGTCGAGGCCGGTTCGGCGGGCAAGCCCATGCCCGGGTACGACGTTCGGGTGCTCGATGAACGCGGTGAGGAAAAGCCGCGCGGCGAGCTCGGCAATATCGCCATCCGCCTGCCGATGCCGCCGGGTACCCTGCTTACGCTCTGGAACAACCGCGAAGGGCATCGTGAGCACTACCTGTCCCGTTATCCGGGGTATTACCTCACCGGGGACTCCGGCGTGATCGACGCTGACGGTTATATCCACGTCATGAGCCGGATCGACGATGTCATCAACGTCGCGGGACATCGGCTCTCCACCGGCCGCATGGAAGAGGTCCTCTGCGATCACCACGCCGTAGCCGAGGCGGCCGTGTTCGGCGTCAATGACGAGACCAAAGGACAACTCCCGCTCGCCTTGGTCGTGCCCGCTGCCGGGAAGGGCCCCGACGGCGAAACGCTCGTTGCCGAACTCACCGCTCACGTGCGCAACGAGGTCGGTCCGGTCGCCGCTTTCCGGCTGTGTACGCTGGTCAAACGCCTGCCCAAGACCCGTTCCGGCAAGGTCCTGCGCGGCACCATGCGCAAGATCGCCAACGGCGAAGAGTGGAAGGCCCCCGCGACCATCGACGATCCGAAGATCCTCGATGAGATCGGCGAGGCGTTGTCCAATCTCGGGTTCCCGCGTACGGGCGGCAATTGA
- a CDS encoding ROK family protein → MRIGIDLGGTKISGLALGDAGEILARKRIPTPKGDYDGTLDAIALLVADLEQETGQTGSVGIGTPGAISPATGLFKNASAVFLNGRPGKVDLEARLGRPVRIANDANCFALSEAVDGAGAGYNVVFGVILGTGCGGGVVFNGQVHVGPNAIGGEWGHNPLPWQTPDEYPGPECYCGRRGCIERWVSGTGLQQDYANVCGEELTGEEIAARAEAGDTEAQAIMDRYEDRLARGLATVINMLDPDIVVLGGGVSAVARLYESVPVLWQRYVYSDRCDTVLRQNVHGGDSGVRGAAWLW, encoded by the coding sequence ATGCGTATCGGAATCGATCTGGGTGGTACCAAAATCTCGGGCCTGGCCTTGGGCGATGCGGGTGAAATCCTCGCCCGAAAACGCATACCCACGCCCAAAGGCGATTACGACGGCACCCTCGACGCGATCGCCTTGCTGGTGGCGGACCTGGAACAGGAAACCGGCCAAACCGGTTCGGTCGGGATCGGCACGCCCGGTGCGATCTCACCGGCGACCGGCCTGTTCAAGAATGCCAGCGCGGTGTTCCTCAACGGCCGCCCCGGCAAGGTCGATCTGGAAGCTCGTCTGGGTCGCCCGGTTCGTATCGCCAACGATGCCAACTGCTTCGCGTTGTCCGAGGCCGTTGACGGTGCCGGTGCCGGCTATAACGTGGTGTTCGGCGTGATTCTCGGGACCGGCTGTGGCGGCGGAGTCGTCTTCAATGGCCAGGTGCACGTCGGGCCGAACGCGATCGGCGGCGAATGGGGCCACAACCCGTTGCCGTGGCAGACGCCGGATGAATATCCCGGGCCCGAATGCTACTGCGGCCGCCGCGGCTGTATCGAGCGCTGGGTGTCCGGTACCGGTCTGCAGCAGGACTACGCCAACGTCTGCGGCGAAGAACTCACCGGCGAGGAGATCGCCGCCCGCGCCGAGGCCGGCGATACCGAGGCGCAGGCGATCATGGATCGCTACGAAGACCGCCTCGCCCGTGGCCTCGCGACCGTCATCAACATGCTCGATCCGGACATCGTTGTCCTCGGAGGGGGTGTGTCCGCCGTCGCGCGTCTCTACGAAAGCGTACCGGTCCTCTGGCAGCGCTACGTCTACTCGGATCGCTGCGACACGGTTCTGCGGCAAAACGTCCATGGTGGTGACAGTGGGGTGCGTGGAGCGGCGTGGTTGTGGTGA
- a CDS encoding REP-associated tyrosine transposase: MANYRRHYAPGGTYFFTLVTAHRIPWLADEAGRRVLGDALRDVRELRPFQTDAIVVLPDHIHCIWTLPEDDSDFPGRWKSIKQRCTRQLRAMGRCKRTAAWQRHYWEHLVRDYDDFRNHLDYIHHNPVKHGLCAMPSEWPASSFNRYVEAGIYSSDWGGPSVELVVPE; the protein is encoded by the coding sequence ATGGCGAACTACCGTCGACACTACGCCCCCGGAGGGACCTATTTCTTCACGCTCGTGACCGCGCACCGCATCCCTTGGCTCGCGGATGAGGCGGGCCGGCGCGTACTTGGTGATGCGCTTCGGGACGTTCGCGAATTGCGCCCGTTTCAAACTGACGCGATTGTCGTATTGCCCGATCACATCCATTGCATCTGGACGCTCCCCGAAGATGACTCCGATTTTCCCGGACGATGGAAGTCGATCAAGCAACGCTGTACGCGCCAACTCCGCGCAATGGGAAGATGCAAACGAACTGCCGCGTGGCAACGGCATTACTGGGAGCATCTGGTTCGGGATTACGATGACTTTCGCAATCATCTCGATTACATCCATCACAACCCGGTAAAACACGGGTTGTGTGCCATGCCATCTGAATGGCCGGCGAGTTCATTCAATCGATATGTTGAAGCCGGGATTTATTCGTCTGATTGGGGAGGGCCCTCCGTCGAGCTGGTTGTGCCAGAGTGA